In Heteronotia binoei isolate CCM8104 ecotype False Entrance Well chromosome 4, APGP_CSIRO_Hbin_v1, whole genome shotgun sequence, a genomic segment contains:
- the MYL5 gene encoding myosin light chain 5, protein MASRKTKKKEGGAKRAARASSNVFSNFEQTQIQEFKEAFTLIDQNRDGFIDKEDLKDTYASLGKTNVKDDELESMLKEATGPINFTMFLNLFGEKLSGTDTEETILNAFKMFDPEAKGNINKDYIKRLMMSQGDKFSAEEIDQMFQSSPIDAAGNLDYKALCYTITHGEEKESE, encoded by the exons ATG GCCAGCAGAAAAACCAAGAAGAAGGAAGGTGGTGCTAAGCGTGCTGCAAGAGCGTCCTCCAACGTTTTCTCTAACTTTGAACAGACACAAATTCAAGAGTTTAAGGAA GCTTTCACATTAATTGACCAGAACAGAGATGGCTTCATTGATAAAGAAGACTTAAAAGATACCTATGCTTCTCTAG gTAAAACAAATGTCAAAGATGATGAGTTAGAATCCATGCTCAAAGAAGCTACTGGACCGATTAATTTTACAATGTTTTTGAACCTATTTGGGGAAAAGTTGAGTG GTACAGACACTGAAGAAACCAtattaaatgcatttaaaatgtttGATCCAGAAGCTAAAGGAAATATTAACAAGGATTA CATCAAACGCTTAATGATGTCACAGGGCGACAAGTTTTCTGCTGAAGAG ATTGACCAGATGTTCCAGAGCTCTCCTATTGATGCAGCCGGAAACCTGGATTACAAAGCTCTCTGCTACACCATCACACATGGAGAAGAAAAAGAGTCAGAGTAA